The DNA window ACACAATTGCACAAGCCTCTTTCCAGCTCTTGCACATATCTCAGCCTGTTTCACTTTATCTCAATCACTCCTGTTTATTTCTAGAAATTTATCTCTTCTCCATAGTGTCCAGGGGTCTTCTGTGAATAAGGCAAAAGAGGTTTCCCTGTGTGCCCAATATGTTTGTCCTCTAGTTAAAATATGCCATCTTTTCCCAAATACAGCATGTTGTCTGAGGTAATAAATGCTAAATGGCTTCATGTGTGATGTGGCACTCTTATTCAGCACTCCTAGGATATCATTTATTAGCTCAGTCCCTGGCTGGATAGTGTAGACACTTCTGGGAAGACTTATTGCCACTTGTGAACACTTCAGTCTCCTCAGTATCTTCTGGAAAGGAGACCTGGAGCTTCTTGGTAGTTATATTGATATATACTATATTAAAACTATATAATATGGTATGTATGATTATTATGTAATTAATTTGTAcaatatcattatttttaaatatagtcaTCTGGCCCAGATGAGTCCAGGAATATACCTCCAATTagttatcattaaaaaaaattcctagggTGTTTCATAATTTTATCTGCACAAATCTTGAGTGTGCCCTCTTAAAATCACTCCCTGATATTGTAAGCATTTCATAGTTATTTTCAATGGGACTTGGCTTTCTAATATAGcctggattttgttattgttacgTAGAAATACTGTTGATCTCTCTGAGCTATTCTGAGACAAGGCCATAATTAGGCCATAGGCTTCCTTCCACTGGACTCTCAGTCAAGTTAAACAACAGTCATAAGCTTCTGTCTCCCATCCTTGTAGACTTCAGAACATAGGTCAGCAAGCAGCTATGGTATTTTACCTGATGCTCCTGTCCCTAAACTCACAATGTTCATTAGTCCACAGATAGTTtaattttctcagtttccttctatggCAACACAATGGGGGAGAAGTACAGACTGTGGAAACCATTTATAAATAGCTTTTTTATCTCCACCATCTAGTTTTTAGAAAGCcatttatagtttacaaagttctatctatctatccattcatccttccttccttccttccttccttccttccttccttccttccttccttccttccttccttccttccttccttccttccttccttccttccttccatccatccgtccatctcTCTATCCTTTGATAACACCCTTTGCATGACTTTTGTAATTCCCCATTTGTAATATGCTGTATACTGATCTTGCCTGTCATTTCCCTctctattgctttaaaaaaatttttttcagggggggggggcaatgagggttaagtgacttgctgacttgcccagggtcacacagctagttagtgtcaagtgtctgaggtcggatttgaactcaggtcctcctgaatccagggcaggtgttctatctactgcgccacgtagctgcccttcTATTGCTTTCTGTGATCCACAATTTTAATTCTTGAGGCACTGGAGTGTTCTATGGTAATATATATTACCAAAAGATTATGGACAAATTTCTTTGCCTTTATTTTAGGGAGGAGCTTGGGGTTATTAAAAGAATTGTACACTTTCCCAGTGGTAATCtaccacatttttcttttcaatcctGGATTCAATTCATTGTCCATTTCCAGTGCCTGTCCAAGATttgtatatatagaatataaatatatgtatgtatatatatatacatgcatgcatacatatatttatattaatatatttatatccccatataaatatatacatgcatagaaATTGATGAATAAGTACCATAAGTGGTCTATCCAATTATATATCATAGTCTGGGTAATAATCATTTTTCCATCCACCTAAGTGAATAGTTAAACCAAAATATTTTGAGTGATTATAGATCTCCTCTGAGAGTTTCCACAGTCTTCTGGAACTTGAAATAAACTATAAAATGGCATGACTATATCAGGGATATGGAAAATCTCACCAGTTTAAGGAATTCCTCTTCCACCTAGACTCTATACTGAATCTCCATGTCAATAGTGGGGGCACTTAAAGATGGAGAATATCTTTCCTTGCCGATGCCTTACTTTCTATTAATGGCTAGAGAAGGATTGGATGATATTATCTCTGCTTTTGCAgctttcaaggaatcttatatGATTTTGAAAATTTGCTGAAGGAACACTTTAATAAGGATAGCTGACATTTGTTCAACACTTTAAACTCATCTCAAATTCCCTTGACTGCTTTGGTCAGGCTATTGGGCTTTGTTTGCTCTATAGAGCCTGCACCTTTGATCGCACTGTTCTACAGTAATTTTTGCCAAGCTTTGCCCAAAATTAAAGACCTTCTTTACCTATATCTAAGAGATTTTTAGGAACCCAATATAAATATCCCCTGTATTCTTAGTGGCACCACATTGATTAGGACCCCCAGATATTTAGTAGTGAAGAAATAAGCAAGATTGCGAAGTATTTTGCATGTAGTTGCATGTatacagcaaccctgtgaggtagtagctattattattattaccattttacagatgagaaaactgaggcagacagaggttaagtgagttgtccagggtctggcaactagtaagtggcagaggatGGATCTGACTCCCAGTTTTCCTGAATTCTACCCATTACTCCACACTGTCCAGGTAATTAGTCCAATCTTGCTGCCCACAGAACACTAAAAGTACTCTGCATAGGTTGGAGTTGGTCAGAATCagtttagaaaaacctgaaaagatctGCTTGGTCATTACATATCAAGTTTGTGATGTCTATTATTCCACTGAATGATGACTTCTGTTAGGAACTTTAAGCATATCTACATATGGAGAGACCTTGTCCCTTCATAGGTTGTTGTGGAATAGACCTCACCCTCAGAGTTTCCCCATAAAATGACTGGAATATAATTGCTACCTGGTAGTTGTTTAGCAGAGATGCTCATACCAAAGCTTCAGTCACTACCATCCCTGCTACATAAGAGCCTCCCATAAATTCAGACAGAACAGACAAAGGAAGGATCGTTAAGACAGGAACTAACTTGTCACTTGAGGCTACCATCGATCCTACCTCCATTCTAATTTCCCTGCCACTTTTCGGTCCTCATTTTCAGAAAGATCATGCTTCAATTTTCCTCTTCAGTGCACATTATATAGCAAAAGATCACAGCTTCTTTGAGTGTACTCTTCGGGGCTATTTTCCAAAGCAATATCCTTGACTTCTAGAAATAAGCCCAGTTGGTTTTCAAAGAACAATGCTGCAGAACAGTGGTCTGAAAACTAGCTATCTCAACTTTGGCTTCTTTGGGGCCGTCCAGCTCTTCTAGGCTCTGTTTTGTCTCCCTGAGTCCCACCTGAGTGGACTGCTTGAGGACCTAAAACATCTGTTTTCCTTAGCCTCTTGGCTAAACTGCCCTGATTAACTGAACCATTTCTGAGTAAGGGTAGGGTAggattttttgcttgtttgttttgggtttggggtttttttctgttgaaGCATAATTATTATAATACCAGTTGATCACCTCAAATTTCCTTTACCATTTGGGTTAGTCTATTGTGCTTCCTGTGTTCCACAGATACTGCACTTTTGATCACACTCTTCTGCCATCATTTTTGCCAACCTTTGCCCCAAACTGTAGACCTTCTTTATCTACATCTAAGAGTTTTTTAGGAACTGAATATAAATATCCCCTGCATTCGTTGTGGCACCAAATTGGTTATCTAGCATCCTCAAATATTTTAGTAATAAggcaataaacaagcatttatttaactcCCACTGAAACAAAGCACTGTTAGATTTTTAAGTTGTGTGGAAAGGCAAAGATATGCTCCCCAAAACTCTGTTAGTACCTTCATTTGTCTGGATAAGCTAGCTATCACTTCTGCAACATCTCTGTGACATATTGCAGTGATGGTTTTAAGTCTTCCGTTCCAGTGAAGGGGATACTTTACCCTGACACTGgcatccttgctgttccttgcacaggACACTGCATTTCAAAGTTCTGTGCAGTTTTACTGGCTATCCTCCATGACTGGaattctccatttcctcaactcactctccctggtttccttcaaatccctTCTAAAATGTCTCtttctacaagaagactttcctgACCGCCCCCACCAATGTTACTGCCTTCCTTCTATTTATCATCCCTAATTTATCTagtgtatatcttttttttaaccaggtCTACAACTTTATTGGGAGTTCCaggtacacacatatgtacacacgggcatacacacaaacacacgcacacatgcacgtTTGCTCAAATCCTCACACCATGAGTGCCACAACAGCGGCAACGTTATGGGGTGTATGGCACCACACACAAGGGACTCCCCTCCTCCTGATCCTGGTCTGGGTGTGGTCCCGCTGTCCCAGAGGGAAAACTTAGAGCACCTGctgggggatggggcaggggcagggacagGGCTGGGGGGCAAGGGGGGCATCTGGCTGGGGACCTCCTGGGCTCCTCACTCCAGGGACTGCAGCATCAAGAGCCGTTTGAGCACCTTTGTCTGGCTCGTCTCTAGGATCTCCCCAGCCAGGAACATCTCATCCACCACTGTGTAACCCTTGTAGAAGTTGAAGATGAGGTCCAGTTCACAGACATCATGGAAATATTCATTTAAGGCCTCCACAAAGCTGTGGATGGCCTCCAGGTAGGCCAGGTTGTTGTCACTGACATCCACACAGATGCAGAAGTAGAGGCCAGTGTAAGGGCAATAAATGATCTTGAAGGTGTGGAACTTTACAAAATTGGTGTGGTTGGCATCCTGGACTGTGACGACAGTGTGGACCTCCTCAATCAGCTTCTGTTTCTCGTCATCATCAAACTGTGTGTAGCCCTTGGCCAGGTGGGTCTTGCCTGCTTGCTTCTGGATGAGGATGAATTGGATCATGGTGATCCCTCAGAGTTGAGCCTCCACCCTGATCTCCCTGATCTCTGGGGTCCCACGGAGACTGGGTGACTTCCAAAGCCTTGGCTTCAGGCAGCTCTCCCAGCCATAGCTGAAACACCAGTGTATAtcttatttacatataattgtgtACATATTGTCGCCTCCTTTAGATTATGGGCTCCATGAGGCCAAGGattgtgtgttttggtttttgcctttcattgtaaaTCATAGCACAAttcctgacaaatagtaggcacttaataaattcttgttgactgataataattataactgtCTAGGGAAGTTGCCTTAGGCTATGCTGCTTGCCTGCTTGCCCATCCTATAGCCTGGTCCCATTTCTCTGTTGACACTGGGTGGTTGGCTAAATAGGATCATGTCCCTCTTTCCAGTAGTATAGTAACATCTTCCATAATCCATACTTCCTCCTCTAGAGAGCCTTGAGTTTTCTTAGTAAGTCCTTGTAAGAAGTAGGTGAttcatttgttttattgcttGACTTAGAAGGCTTAACTGAGATGGGTATCACCAACTCTATTCTTTGTGGTGCAATGTTGGACCACCAGACCTCACCATGTGCCCTGCCTCTGAATCCTCATGCTGTTTAGGCTTTACCATCTACCCTGGATATTTGCTCTACAGAACTGAGGCCCTGCCATTTGGAGCCCCCATAGGCCTTTACTCTTGGAGTTCTAGGCCTTAACATGTGCCTCATAGATCAACTTTATTTAATGTGTTATCTCTCCCAATTAGAgcgtgagctccttgacagcagagactatctcagtttttttttatttgtatccctaacatcTAACACAGAGgttggcatataataagtgctaaataaatgctttttcattcatcattCTTCATCTTGCACCAGGTAGCAGCAGCATTTCCTGATTCTTATACACTCTCCCCACTATTGGACATGTTTTTAAAGAGTCCACAGCAGAGTGCAAAGTTCTTTCAGTAGTTATAGTACACAGGTTGTTCTTAATTCAACATTATTTTGAAAGTATTTAGCCTTCAAATTATTGTGTAATTAGGGTGGCTACACACTccaatgaaatatataataacacACCATAGCACAAGACTTCATAGGCTCATACCTGCCTGCTTTAGTGCATTCAAGAGTGATAACTTGACTTGACCAATGTTAACACTGAAGCCCACCACCAATGGGAACTATGGGAACATTTTTATCTGGTTCATTTTACTCTTCCAAAAAGGGCCCTGAGCTCTCTTGTAAATGTCCAGGCTAATAAGACAATTCAATATGAAAAATGTTGTTTAAAcctaaaaaaattacatataaagcTTGTACTTGATCTAATCAACACTCAAGaaactcccttttcctttctgaaGGGGATTAAGCAAAACTTCTTGTGGGTCTCAACTTCCCTTGAGAGCTATGTATTCTTTCTGATTCACAATAGGTCTGGGTTCCTCCTTAGTGTTTAGTTTCCCTGCTAATGTCTTTATCCCTTGATTAGCACCTGGAaactttttgtgtgtattttaacCTCACTTAGCTATTAATTGACAGTTTTGACAGTAGTTTAATGGACATAAATTCATTGAGTATAATTCAGGATTCAAGAAGACAGTTCATGACATAACCAGGAAATTCTCCTAATCTTGGTTAGTGAAACCCAAAGAGATAAATCTGGGAAGATTATGTTGTTATCACCAGGTAAATCTGAGAGAGTCTTAAGATATTTCTGCTTCTTTGTTCTCTCTAGCTTTGCCCATCAGCCTTGTGGAGAAGAGGGCAGCTGTGAGCCATTGCTACTTGACCATGCAGATGTGAATTGTACATCCAGCAGCCCAGGACACATGAAATGTGCTGTCACCTGTGAAAGGGGATTCATTCTCCAAGCCAGCAGTGGACAGAGACTAAGGCCCATGCAGGTGAGTCAGTCAGGTGGTGATTTGTTAGAGGGACCTACAGAGTCATCATGACTACAGGATTAATTTCCAGGTACAGGAGGCTTTTCATTTCGTTgattttcattttgaggtttttttaaaattccagtgAAGGATCAGATAAGGACCTTCATGAAGAAGGCTTTGGCTTTAGAGATGGCAAGGTTGTACATACACCATCTGTGGCTCTGAGATAAGAGATTTTGCTGTTTGAATAAACTGTGAATTTCTTGCCAGGCCTGTATTACAATAGGAATGCCTGGAATATTCCCAttgcttaagtttttttttttcttgtttgaagCCAGGACCATCCTAGTTTGCTTTGGAGATGAGAATACCAAAGTAGTCCAAGGTGCCAAAGGTTAGATTACAAATAGCTGTTCTGCAGTCTAACACTCTTTCTTTTAAAGAGTCTTAAAACAGAAGAAATCATCCCCACCCTAGTCTTTTTCACCACTCATGAGAAGCCCCAAATCCACTGATTTAGGTAGAGGATTTTTGCCTGACTCTTGCTTTTTGGTTAGATTTAATGAATTGCAGTAATTTGTCTACaaacaattatttattcattcaacaatcatttgaGTGACTATTCCATACAATGCACCCATCACATTAGGTCATTCTCTCCCCTCAAGGGGCTCATAAAACAGTGACCACACAAACCTTgagaaattatggtatattagGGGTAGAAAAGACCTTTCCAGTAAGTGAGGGGGAATCTACTGCCTcctactttgggatagctctcattgtttggatgtttttatttgcatcaagtctaaatttgcctttGTACATCTTCCAATATTTGGTCCTAGTACCCAAACTGTGGAGCCAGCCAGAATAGGGCTAATCTCTTGTAACACTAATGTTAACACCAAGAGGTGCTGAGGGGTACAAGGGAGGTCTGTGTTTTCTTAACTTCCCCCAGCTAATCAGAGTTCTGCCTTTGCCTCTTGGGGAAACACTTAGAGTTCATACTTTTTACTTCTAGCAACCctaccttccctcttccttcccttctccaggatCAAGGAAACTGGGAAGGGTTTGGGCCCTGAGGCTTGCAATATTAGCCTTGAAATATAGGACAGAAGActctaaaagaaaacacagagagagacagagacagagagagacacagagagagagacacacacacacagacagagacagagagagggacagagacagagatagagacagagacagagacagagagacagaggga is part of the Dromiciops gliroides isolate mDroGli1 chromosome 4, mDroGli1.pri, whole genome shotgun sequence genome and encodes:
- the LOC122756169 gene encoding AP-2 complex subunit sigma-like isoform X2, whose protein sequence is MIQFILIQKQAGKTHLAKGYTQFDDDEKQKLIEEVHTVVTVQDANHTNFVKFHTFKIIYCPYTGLYFCICVDVSDNNLAYLEAIHSFVEALNEYFHDVCELDLIFNFYKGYTVVDEMFLAGEILETSQTKVLKRLLMLQSLE
- the LOC122756169 gene encoding AP-2 complex subunit sigma-like isoform X1, producing MIQFILIQKQAGKTHLAKGYTQFDDDEKQKLIEEVHTVVTVQDANHTNFVNFVEALNEYFHDVCELDLIFNFYKGYTVVDEMFLAGEILETSQTKVLKRLLMLQSLE